In Pseudomonas glycinae, the DNA window TCTGTTCGGAGCCGGGCAACACCGCGATGGTTTTGAGATTGCTGAGGGTGGCGGGCAACTGGCCGTGGCTGCCGGCCTTCTGCACCGCGAAGAATTCCACGCCCTTGGGGCCGAACTGTTCGACCATCTCGGTCAGGTGCTGTTGATTGCCGACGTTGCATGGGCAGGCCGGGTCCCAGAAGTGCACCAGACGGATATTGCCGGGGCCGGCGAGGTCGTCGGGCAGGCGCAGCGGATCGCCGGAAAATACCGCGGTGTGTTCGCTGAAGGCCCGCAGGTAGCGGCCCTGAAACCAGTCGTACGCGGCCCACAGCACGCCGACACACACGATGGCGAGCAGGCTGGCAAACAGTGCGGTGCGGTAGGGCGAACGCATGGTTTTGATTCCTTGGGAGCGCGCTAGCTTGCCATGCTTGCTTCTACAGATGAATATCGCAGGCCGATAAAGTCCGTTTACCGTTCTGGAATTGCCCATGTCTGTTGCCTTCGATCCCGATCATCTGCGTGCGAGCCTCAAGCCTTTGGCCGAGTGGCAGCCGTTGTCCGAGGAGGCGAAGGCGTATCAGCGGTTCTACAAGACCGACTTTCCGGAGCGCGATGTCTGGCGTGGCATGGGTCGGTTTGATATCGATGGTTATGAGCTGGTCAGCCATTGCTGGTGGCCGGCGGAAACGGCCAGGGCCACGCTGTTTCTGGTGCACGGTTTTTATGACCACACCGGCCTGTACCGGCATGTGATCGAGTGGGCACTGGATCAGGGGTTTGCGGTGATTGCCTGCGATCTGCCGGGGCATGGTCTGTCCAGTGGCGAGCGGGCGAGCATCCGCGATTTCTCCGAGTATCAGGATGCGCTGCAAGGCCTGTTCGCCGAGGCGCGTTCGATTGCACTGCCGCAGCCGTGGCATTTGTGCGGGCAAAGCACCGGCGGGGCGATCATTGTCGATCACGTGCTCAATCATGGTGAAAACAGCCCGGCGCAGGGGCAGTTGATTCTGCTGGCGCCGCTGGTGCGACCGCGTGCCTGGGGCTGGTCGCAGTTCAGTTATTACCTGCTCAGGCCATTTGTCAGGGGCATCGCCCGGCGTTTCAGCGAGAACTCCAACGACCCGGATTTCCTGCCGTTCCTGCAGGCCGATCCGTTGCAGCCAAAACGCTTGCCGACCGCGTGGGTCGGGGCGTTGTCACGCTGGATCAACCGGGTCGAATACGCGAAGAAAAGTCCACGCCGGCCACTGATCGTTCAGGGCCAGGCGGACATGACCGTGGACTGGCAGCACAACCTGCAAGTGTTGAAATGGAAGTTCGACCGGCCACAGATTCTGTTGCTGGCCGAGGCGCGGCATCACCTGGCCAATGAAACGGCGGAAATGCGCGAGGAGTATTTCGAGTTCCTGAGCAAGCGGATCAAGGGCCGCAACCCCTAGATCACTGGCTGAGGTTCGAGGTGCTCTGGCCCACGGCCAGGCCGGCGCGGATTGCGGCCAGCGCGGCCTGATAGTAGGCCTTGCCTTCGGTGGATTCGGCAAAGGTCGCGAACTCTTCCAGCTCTTCATCCGACAGGTCGCGATAGACGTAGAGCAGCGTGTTGTTCAGGTCGGCGCCGATCTGATCCATCAGGCGCTGGCGTTGACCGTTCAACATGCCCTGGGCCTGACCGCCGCCTAGCAGGCCGGGGATCATCGAGCTCAGACTGTCCGCCGCCACGCCGGCAATCGCCAGGCTGACTTCGGCACCGGCTTCACGGGCGGGCAGGGCCTGGGCGAGGTGGCCGATGATCAGCAAACGACTGTCGCTGGCCGGCATCTTCGGCAGGCCCTTGGCGTTCTTTGCCAATTGATCGCGGCGGGTCGCCAGCAGCTCGGCGGCGACGATCTTCTTGCCCAGCGGTGATTGAAAGAACGACAGGGCCGGTTGCGGATCGGCGAGGTTCTTGCGCAGCTGCGCTTCGGCCCGTTGATCCACGGCCTGGGGGGCGAAGCGCTGGTTGCTGTTGTTCACCAGCGCCTGAAACACCGCCGGCGGCAGGCTGTTCTGGTAACGCTGCTGCGCGGCACTCAGGGCGTCGTTGAAATGCGCGCGTTGTTCTGGCCAGCCGGCGACCTTGTACAGCTGGTCGTGGCCGTCCGCCCAGGCGGGCAAAACGCAGAACATCAACAGTGAAAAAAGCAAACGGCGCATAAGGACTCCTGTCGGCAGCCGACTATTCTCCGTGCGGTGCCAGTACTTGTCGAGAATTCGTATCAAGCCGCCGCGTGGCTCTGTCGGATTTCTTGCCGCAGGCATACTATGCGCGCCATGCAAATATCCTCTGATCACCCGCTGCTGTTACGTATCGTCGACGACCTGGCCGAGCGCGGCTGGTCGCAGCAGAACATTTTCCTGCCTGCGGATTTGACCCGCGCACTGGCGGCCGAGTGCCGCAAACGTGACGCCGAAGGTGAACTGGCGCCGGCGGGGGTCGGACGTGGCCCGTTTACGGAGATCCGCGAGGGGATTCGTGGCGACCATATCCAATGGATCGACCCCGGTCAGGCCGAGGCCAGCGACCGCTATCTGAACCTGATGGACAGCCTGCGCGAGGCGCTCAACCGGGGCCTGTTCCTGGGGCTTGAAGACTTCGAGTGCCATTTTGCCCTGTACCCGCCGGGTGCGTTCTATCGCAAGCATGTCGACCGTTTTCGCGACGATGACCGGCGCATGGTCTCTGCGGTGATCTACCTCAATGACGGCTGGCTGCCGGAGGATGGCGGGCAACTGCGCATGTACCTGGAGAATGACCGCGTTCATGACGTACAGCCTACGGGCGGTTGTCTGGTGGTGTTTCTCTCCGGTGAAGTGCCTCATGAAGTGTTGCCAGCCAGCCGCGAGCGGCTGTCGCTGACAGGCTGGTTCCGCCGCCGTGGCAACGAGCCGTTCTGATATGCACAGGATTCTGGTCAGTCGTTGCCTGCTGGGCCACCGCGTGCGTTATGACGGTGGAGCCAGCGGGCCGTTCGATCTGCTGGAGCAGTGGACGAACGAAGGCCGGGTAGTGCCGCTGTGCCCGGAAGTCGCCGGTGGTTTGCCGACGCCACGCGCGGCAGCGGAGATTCCGGGCGGGCAGGGCAGCGATGTGCTGGACGGGCTCGCCTCGGTGATCACCACCGAGGGCGAAGACGTCAGTGCGCAGTTTCTCGACGGTGCGCGGCAGGCGTTGGCGCTGGTGCAAAAGCACGGGATTCGGGTGGCGGTGCTCAAAGCCAACAGCCCGTCGTGCGGGAATCTGTTGACCTATGACGGGACGTTCAGTGGGGTGAAGGTGAGTGGCGAAGGTGTCACGGCAGCCTTGCTCAAGCGCCATGGGGTGCAGGTCTTCAGCGAACTCGAACTGCCGCAAGCCGCACAGGCCCTCAGCTTGCTCGACTAGTCACGTTCACTTCAGTTTTCCGTAGCCTGCACGCTCAACCATTTTTTCGACAACGCCTCCAGCCGCCCATCCGCCCTGATCCGCTGCAACGCATTCTCCAGGCTCGCGTGAAACGCCGGATTGCCCTTCTGGAACGGGATCGCCAGTTCAACCGGTGGCCCGATCTTCGGTTTCTCTTCCGTCAGCGTCTGCACCAGCACCATCGGCCGGGGTTGTTCGTCCTTCTTCGCCAGCAATTGCGCATTGACCTGCGTGTAAGGCTCGCTCACGTCGAAACGATCCTTGAGTTCCGGGGTCAGTGCTATGTGGTTGAGCGCGACGTCGTACTTGCCGCTTTCAACGCCCTGGAGCAGATCGGCCTCGTCGGTGACGATGAAGTCGGCGCGCACATCCAGTTCGTTGGCCAGCAGTTGCCCAAGCTCGACCTCGAACCCCGTGAGCGTGTCGCCGTCCTTGAAATTGAAGGGCGGTGTATTAGCCTCAAGGGCAATGCGCAACTCGCCACGGTCGTTGACGTCATCAATCAGTTCGGCGTGAGCCATAGGGCTCAGAAGGGGAAGCAGGCAGATCAGGCCAGGCAGAA includes these proteins:
- a CDS encoding DUF6436 domain-containing protein, with protein sequence MRSPYRTALFASLLAIVCVGVLWAAYDWFQGRYLRAFSEHTAVFSGDPLRLPDDLAGPGNIRLVHFWDPACPCNVGNQQHLTEMVEQFGPKGVEFFAVQKAGSHGQLPATLSNLKTIAVLPGSEQIPASPAVAIWDRSGRLAYFGPYSEGLTCNSSNSFIEPILQALSDDRPVNATHTLAVGCYCPWISGE
- a CDS encoding 2OG-Fe(II) oxygenase codes for the protein MRAMQISSDHPLLLRIVDDLAERGWSQQNIFLPADLTRALAAECRKRDAEGELAPAGVGRGPFTEIREGIRGDHIQWIDPGQAEASDRYLNLMDSLREALNRGLFLGLEDFECHFALYPPGAFYRKHVDRFRDDDRRMVSAVIYLNDGWLPEDGGQLRMYLENDRVHDVQPTGGCLVVFLSGEVPHEVLPASRERLSLTGWFRRRGNEPF
- a CDS encoding DUF2059 domain-containing protein; translated protein: MRRLLFSLLMFCVLPAWADGHDQLYKVAGWPEQRAHFNDALSAAQQRYQNSLPPAVFQALVNNSNQRFAPQAVDQRAEAQLRKNLADPQPALSFFQSPLGKKIVAAELLATRRDQLAKNAKGLPKMPASDSRLLIIGHLAQALPAREAGAEVSLAIAGVAADSLSSMIPGLLGGGQAQGMLNGQRQRLMDQIGADLNNTLLYVYRDLSDEELEEFATFAESTEGKAYYQAALAAIRAGLAVGQSTSNLSQ
- a CDS encoding DUF523 domain-containing protein, whose translation is MHRILVSRCLLGHRVRYDGGASGPFDLLEQWTNEGRVVPLCPEVAGGLPTPRAAAEIPGGQGSDVLDGLASVITTEGEDVSAQFLDGARQALALVQKHGIRVAVLKANSPSCGNLLTYDGTFSGVKVSGEGVTAALLKRHGVQVFSELELPQAAQALSLLD
- a CDS encoding transporter substrate-binding domain-containing protein, which encodes MRFLPGLICLLPLLSPMAHAELIDDVNDRGELRIALEANTPPFNFKDGDTLTGFEVELGQLLANELDVRADFIVTDEADLLQGVESGKYDVALNHIALTPELKDRFDVSEPYTQVNAQLLAKKDEQPRPMVLVQTLTEEKPKIGPPVELAIPFQKGNPAFHASLENALQRIRADGRLEALSKKWLSVQATEN
- a CDS encoding alpha/beta hydrolase; translation: MSVAFDPDHLRASLKPLAEWQPLSEEAKAYQRFYKTDFPERDVWRGMGRFDIDGYELVSHCWWPAETARATLFLVHGFYDHTGLYRHVIEWALDQGFAVIACDLPGHGLSSGERASIRDFSEYQDALQGLFAEARSIALPQPWHLCGQSTGGAIIVDHVLNHGENSPAQGQLILLAPLVRPRAWGWSQFSYYLLRPFVRGIARRFSENSNDPDFLPFLQADPLQPKRLPTAWVGALSRWINRVEYAKKSPRRPLIVQGQADMTVDWQHNLQVLKWKFDRPQILLLAEARHHLANETAEMREEYFEFLSKRIKGRNP